The nucleotide sequence CCCTGCTGCACGACACCGTCCGCGAGGGCGACGAACTGCTGCTGTCCGCCCCGTTCGGCGATGTCTTCCTCGACGATCCCGCCGACGACACGACCCCGCTCGTGCTGGTGTCGGCCGGTATCGGCTGCACCCCCATGACCTCGATCCTGGCCCACCTCGCGGCCCTCGGCTCGACGCGCACCGTACTGGTCCTGCACGCCGACCGCTCCCCCGCCGACCACGCGCTGCGCGCCGAGACCCTCCGCCTCGCAGCACAACTGCCGGGCGCCCGAGCCCTCTTCTGGTACGAGGACCGCGCAGCGGAGGAACCCGGTTCCCGCAGAGGCCTGATGGACCTGGGCGGGGTCGAACTCCCCGACGGCGCGACGGTGTTCCTGTGCGGACCCGTACCCTTCATGCGGGAGGTGCGCGGTCCCCTGCTGCGCGCCGGGATCCCCGCGCAGCGCATCCGCTACGAGGTCTTTGGCCCCGACCTCTGGCTTCCCACCACGGCCTGAGCCGCATGCCGGGCCGCCCGCCGCGAGGGCCGGCCGAAGCGCGAGGGCCGTCCGGCCCCGCCGGGTGACCAACGGCCCACTGACGAGGGCCCCGCCGATCGGGAAACGTGAGCCCCCGGCGAGCTCCTGGGACCCCCGGGACCTCGGAGGTCCCCGGATCCCACGGTTCCCGATCGACCGGCCCGGACCAGGAGTTGCGTGGTGGCGAAGGCATATCTGGTGGGCGGCGGCATCGCGGGGCTGGCCGCCGCCGCGTTCCTGATCCGCGACGGCGGTTTCGAGGGATCCGACATCCACCTGTTCGAGGAGAGCCGGACCCTCGGCGGCGGCCTGGACGCGGGCGGCACCCCGCACACCGGCCACGGCATGCACGGCGGGCGGATGTTCGAGGCCGGGTTCCGCTGCACCTACGACCTGTTCTCCGGCATCCCCACGCTCGACGACCCCGCCGTCTCCGTCACCGAGGAGATCCTGGCCGGACACGAGGAGTCCGCCGGGGCCGACGTCGCCCGGCTCGTCGACGCGAACGGCGCCGTCGTGGACACGACCTCGATGGGGTTCTCCGAACGCGACCGGCTGGAGCTGCTGCGCTGTCTGGCCACCCCCGAGGGACACCTGGACGGCCGCCGCGTCACCGACTGCTTCGGCGAGCACTTCTTCACCACCACGTTCTGGCTTCTGTGGTCCACCACGTTCGGCTTCCGGCCCCGGCACAGCGCGATCGAGTTCCGCCGCTGTCTGAGGCGCTTCGTCCATCTGCTCCCGGGCCTCTCCGCCCTGTCGGGCGTCCACCGCACCCGCCACCACCCGTACGACTCCCTCGTGCGGCCCCTGGCCTCCTGGCTCCGCGAGCGCGGCGTCACCCTGCACACCGGCTGCCGGGTCACCGACCTGGGCTTCACCCCCGGTGTCCGCAGCGGCACGGTCGACGCCGTGCACCTGAGCCGCCATGGCCGCGACGAGAAGATCGCCGTCGGGCCCGAGGACCTGGTCATCGTCACCCTCGGCTGCGCGACGGACGCCACCGGCGTCGGCTCGCACACCGCCGCGCCCCCGCCGGCCCCGCACCGTACGGACGCCTGGCTGCTGTGGCACCGGCTCGCGCGCGGCCGCGAGGACTTCGGCAACCCGGCCGTCTTCGACAAGCACCGCAAGGAGTCCCACGGGACGTCGTTCACGGTCACCTCGAAGGACCCCGTCTTCCTGCGGGCGTGGGAGGAGTTCGGGGGCCGTCCGCCCGGCCGGGGCGCCCTGACGACCCTCACCGGCTCCCGCTGGCTGCTGACCCTCGTCGCCGACCGCCGGCCCGTCCTCCGGGACCGGCCCGGGGACGTCGGCGTCTGGTGGGGCTACG is from Streptomyces asoensis and encodes:
- a CDS encoding oleate hydratase, which encodes MGPPGPRRSPDPTVPDRPARTRSCVVAKAYLVGGGIAGLAAAAFLIRDGGFEGSDIHLFEESRTLGGGLDAGGTPHTGHGMHGGRMFEAGFRCTYDLFSGIPTLDDPAVSVTEEILAGHEESAGADVARLVDANGAVVDTTSMGFSERDRLELLRCLATPEGHLDGRRVTDCFGEHFFTTTFWLLWSTTFGFRPRHSAIEFRRCLRRFVHLLPGLSALSGVHRTRHHPYDSLVRPLASWLRERGVTLHTGCRVTDLGFTPGVRSGTVDAVHLSRHGRDEKIAVGPEDLVIVTLGCATDATGVGSHTAAPPPAPHRTDAWLLWHRLARGREDFGNPAVFDKHRKESHGTSFTVTSKDPVFLRAWEEFGGRPPGRGALTTLTGSRWLLTLVADRRPVLRDRPGDVGVWWGYGLFPDRAGHHTPKPMTMCSGREILDEVLHHLPFDERTAARVRETSTVVPRVMPYITSQFLARRRDDRPRVVPEGSVNLAFVGQFAEVPDDVVFTVEYSVRTAWTAVAQLLGLDRRPPEVYKGHHDPRVLAAALETMHRR